A genomic stretch from Erysipelothrix sp. HDW6C includes:
- a CDS encoding acetyl-CoA carboxylase carboxyltransferase subunit alpha, with protein sequence MNTRIKHLEKEIKELKKQKFNTEHLEMSLSILKQEYHSQLSSWDKVQLARAKDRAGSKQFIEAIFTDFTELHGDRNYGDDGAILGGIAHLHDMPVTVIGVVKGQTTEENLKSNFGMVHPEGYRKALRLMKQAEKFNRPIITLIDTPGAYPGIGAEERGQGQAIAQNLVSMMDLKVPVIAIILGEAGSGGALALAVANQVWMMEHAIYSILSPEGFASILYKDASKAPEIVDDMKITSDHLFALGLIDEVIEEKDDFVPVAKYLKARLYRELSAMKKMKAKQIQKQRYERFRNIGEVIHEK encoded by the coding sequence ATGAATACACGCATAAAGCATCTTGAAAAAGAAATTAAAGAATTAAAAAAGCAAAAGTTTAATACAGAACATCTTGAAATGTCGCTAAGTATTCTCAAACAAGAATATCACTCGCAACTTTCTTCATGGGATAAAGTTCAATTGGCCCGTGCAAAAGACCGTGCGGGTTCCAAGCAGTTCATCGAAGCAATTTTTACTGATTTTACCGAATTGCATGGTGATCGCAATTATGGTGATGACGGTGCAATCCTCGGTGGTATTGCACATCTTCATGATATGCCTGTTACCGTTATTGGTGTTGTAAAAGGCCAGACTACAGAGGAAAATCTCAAATCAAACTTTGGGATGGTCCATCCTGAAGGGTATCGCAAGGCCTTACGTTTGATGAAGCAAGCGGAAAAGTTTAACCGTCCAATCATTACCCTCATTGACACCCCCGGAGCGTATCCTGGGATTGGAGCAGAGGAGCGCGGCCAAGGGCAGGCAATCGCTCAAAATTTGGTTAGTATGATGGATCTTAAAGTTCCGGTAATTGCCATAATTCTTGGTGAAGCAGGAAGTGGTGGTGCCCTTGCCTTAGCAGTTGCCAATCAAGTCTGGATGATGGAGCATGCGATTTACAGTATCCTTTCACCCGAAGGGTTTGCCTCAATTTTATACAAAGACGCTTCAAAAGCGCCCGAGATTGTCGATGATATGAAAATTACCAGTGATCATCTCTTTGCGCTTGGATTGATTGATGAAGTGATTGAAGAGAAAGATGATTTTGTACCCGTTGCAAAATATCTCAAAGCACGACTGTATCGTGAACTGAGCGCTATGAAAAAAATGAAAGCAAAACAAATCCAAAAACAGCGGTACGAGAGATTCCGTAACATTGGGGAGGTAATCCATGAAAAGTAG
- the accC gene encoding acetyl-CoA carboxylase biotin carboxylase subunit: MIQKVLIANRGEIAVRIIRACRELNIKTVAVYANVDKESLHVALADEAVCIGNHKLENSYLNQNAILQAAVNTQAQAIHPGFGFLSENESFVRACERLGIKFIGPSADLIQTMGDKQTARETMIAAGVPVVPGSKDLVDTYEAAIEIAETIGYPVLIKATAGGGGKGMRVSYAPSTLKDAYNQARQEAKNAFNNSAVYIEKFVEGPRHIEVQIIGDSHGNVAHLFERECSVQRNNQKMIEEAPVQNLSSKTRQKLLDVALKAASSVGYESAGTLEFIMDKQENFYFIEMNTRIQVEHPVTEAITGVDIVKEQIRIAEGRRLSFKQKDLRVNGHAIEVRINAEDPSDSFKPMAGRIDGLHFPGGNGVRIDSFVYQGYQIQPFYDSMIAKVIVHGRTRDEAMEKAIRCLEEIDLDGLTSNVEFQLEILLNEAFQDNVYDTSLVSTLLKRG, from the coding sequence ATGATTCAAAAAGTATTGATTGCGAATCGTGGCGAAATCGCAGTACGCATTATTCGTGCATGCCGTGAACTCAACATTAAGACTGTTGCTGTATATGCAAATGTTGATAAAGAATCACTGCATGTTGCTTTGGCCGATGAGGCTGTCTGTATTGGAAATCATAAACTTGAAAATTCATACTTGAATCAAAATGCAATTCTTCAAGCGGCTGTGAACACCCAGGCACAAGCAATTCATCCAGGATTTGGTTTTCTGAGTGAAAATGAATCCTTCGTACGCGCTTGTGAACGTTTGGGAATCAAGTTTATTGGTCCATCAGCAGATCTTATCCAAACAATGGGAGATAAGCAAACTGCGCGTGAAACTATGATAGCGGCAGGTGTGCCAGTAGTGCCGGGATCAAAAGATTTGGTTGATACCTATGAAGCTGCGATTGAGATCGCTGAAACCATTGGCTATCCTGTACTTATTAAAGCAACAGCAGGTGGTGGTGGAAAAGGGATGCGCGTGAGTTATGCTCCCTCAACCCTCAAAGATGCCTACAATCAAGCCCGCCAAGAGGCAAAGAACGCTTTCAATAACTCGGCTGTCTACATTGAGAAGTTTGTTGAAGGACCCCGTCATATTGAAGTTCAGATTATTGGTGATTCTCATGGTAATGTTGCGCATCTCTTTGAGCGTGAATGCTCAGTACAGCGCAACAATCAAAAAATGATCGAAGAAGCACCTGTGCAGAATCTCTCATCAAAAACACGTCAAAAACTCTTGGATGTTGCACTTAAAGCAGCATCCAGTGTTGGTTATGAATCCGCAGGAACTCTAGAGTTTATTATGGACAAGCAGGAAAATTTTTACTTTATTGAAATGAATACACGAATTCAAGTAGAGCATCCTGTTACGGAAGCAATCACAGGTGTTGATATCGTTAAAGAACAAATTCGCATTGCAGAAGGACGTCGTTTATCGTTTAAACAAAAAGATCTTCGTGTAAATGGACATGCAATTGAAGTCCGTATTAATGCTGAAGATCCATCGGATAGTTTTAAACCCATGGCGGGGCGTATTGATGGGCTTCATTTTCCAGGTGGTAATGGCGTTCGCATTGATTCCTTTGTTTATCAAGGGTACCAGATTCAGCCGTTCTATGATTCGATGATTGCGAAAGTGATTGTGCATGGACGTACCCGTGATGAGGCTATGGAAAAGGCAATTCGTTGTTTGGAAGAAATTGACTTGGATGGTTTAACATCAAATGTTGAATTCCAACTCGAAATTCTTTTAAACGAAGCCTTCCAAGATAATGTGTACGATACATCCCTTGTATCTACACTCTTGAAAAGAGGTTAA
- the accD gene encoding acetyl-CoA carboxylase, carboxyltransferase subunit beta — MFKKLQSKKNKVDALKGFESVMAPTEVPDGMYEKCPGCGATLPLQALQDNLWVCPHCDHHYRMHAADRIAATFDTFNVFNHIIKTKDPLNFPGYQQKIDSLSESMGVYDAVVCGEATIADKQVIAVIMDTNFLMGSMGSVVGEKVTRAFERALKQKKPVLLFSASGGARMQEGLISLMQMAKTSGAVGKFDQAGGLYINVITDPTTGGVTASFAMLADIILAEPNALIGFAGPRVIEQTMKKPLPEGFQRSEFLQDKGFVDAIVNRVDMKATLLKLLELHEVKS, encoded by the coding sequence ATGTTTAAAAAACTACAATCAAAAAAGAATAAAGTAGATGCACTGAAGGGATTCGAAAGTGTGATGGCTCCAACTGAAGTCCCTGACGGAATGTATGAAAAGTGCCCAGGATGTGGTGCAACACTACCACTCCAAGCACTTCAAGATAATCTTTGGGTATGTCCCCATTGCGATCATCATTATCGTATGCACGCTGCGGATCGTATTGCCGCTACCTTTGACACATTTAACGTGTTTAACCACATTATAAAGACAAAAGACCCACTAAATTTCCCTGGATATCAACAGAAAATAGACAGTTTAAGTGAATCAATGGGTGTCTATGACGCCGTCGTTTGCGGTGAAGCAACCATTGCTGATAAACAGGTTATTGCTGTTATCATGGATACCAATTTTTTAATGGGATCAATGGGGAGTGTTGTTGGGGAAAAAGTAACCCGCGCCTTTGAACGTGCATTAAAACAAAAGAAACCCGTGTTATTGTTCAGTGCTTCGGGTGGAGCGCGCATGCAAGAGGGTTTAATCAGTCTCATGCAAATGGCCAAGACAAGTGGTGCGGTTGGGAAGTTTGATCAAGCAGGGGGATTGTATATCAATGTGATTACCGATCCTACAACAGGTGGCGTAACGGCAAGCTTTGCAATGCTTGCGGATATTATTCTTGCAGAACCCAATGCTCTTATTGGTTTCGCCGGTCCACGTGTCATTGAACAAACGATGAAGAAGCCGTTACCGGAAGGATTTCAACGATCGGAGTTTCTCCAAGATAAAGGCTTTGTTGATGCGATTGTAAATCGCGTGGATATGAAAGCGACCTTATTAAAACTATTGGAACTTCACGAGGTGAAATCATGA
- a CDS encoding biotin/lipoyl-containing protein — translation MNTKDIKQLIEILETSGLEELNYKTDGFEIKLKKPSVVVQSAPVTVSQPALIKPSASTENAVKSPLVGVYYAKPSPEASDFVRIGDSVSQGDVLCIIEAMKVMNEIKAPQSGVVKEIMIQEGDTVDFDQPLFVIE, via the coding sequence ATGAATACGAAAGATATCAAACAATTAATTGAAATTTTGGAAACATCAGGATTAGAAGAACTTAACTATAAAACAGACGGATTTGAAATCAAACTTAAGAAGCCCAGTGTTGTCGTGCAGAGTGCACCAGTTACAGTGAGCCAGCCTGCATTGATAAAGCCAAGTGCTTCAACTGAAAATGCCGTAAAGTCACCCTTAGTTGGAGTGTACTATGCGAAGCCATCTCCAGAAGCGAGTGACTTTGTACGTATTGGAGATAGTGTATCACAAGGTGATGTGTTGTGCATCATTGAAGCAATGAAAGTTATGAATGAGATTAAAGCACCACAGTCTGGTGTTGTCAAAGAAATCATGATTCAAGAAGGGGATACGGTCGATTTTGATCAACCGCTCTTCGTTATCGAATGA